AATTAAAATTAATGAAATTGGCACCGCAATCATCAATCGTTTTTTGGCTTCGTTCAGATTTTCGAAAGCACCACCATAAGTTGCATAATAGCCCGCCGGAAAATTGATTTGTTTATCTACTTTTTCCTGCAATTCCTGCACAATACTTTGCACATCCCGACCTCTCACATTGAAACCAACCACAATTCTTCGTTTTGCATCTTCCCGTTGGATTTGGTTGGGACCTTCTACAATTTCAACTTTCGCCAGTTGCGATAATGGAATTTGAGAACCATCGGAAGTGGGAATTAATAAATTCTGAACATCTGATAAATCCTTACGCCTTTCGCCTGCCAAACGAACCACTAAATCAAAGCGTTTTTCGTCCTCGAATACCAATCCTGTGCTTTGCCCGGCAAACGCGGTATTTACAACTCTGTTTATTTCAGAAATATTTAGGTTGTATTGCGCAATCGCATTTCGATTGTAATCAATCACTATTTGTGGCATTCCCGTGACGGCTTCTATATAAAGATCAGATGTGCCATCTACCGTGCCGACAACTTTTCCTAATTTATTGGCATAAATTGCCAAAGAATCCAGGTTTTCCCCATATATTTTGAGGACAACATCTTGCCGTGCACCAGTCATTAATTCATTAAATCGCATTTGTATTGGATATTGAAATCCATAAGAAACGCCTGGAACGGCTTCCAGTTCTTTAGCCATTTTCTCTGATAATTCATCAAAGGAAGAAGCAGAAGTCCATTCAGATTTATCTTTTAAAATAACCATCATATCACTTGCGTCGATCGGCATTGGGTCGGTTGGGATTTCACTGCTTCCGGTTTTTCCCACTACTTTTTGCACTTCGGGAAATTTATCCAATAGAATTTTTGCACCTTGCGAAATAGCATCCATTGAAGTTTGCAGATTACTTCCGGGTAAAACCCTTGTTTCTACGGCAAAATCTCCTTCTTCCAATGCGGGCATAAATTCGCCACCCATCATTGAAAGCGTTATTATTGCCGCAACAAAAGTTGCAAGCACGGCTCCAATAATTATTCTTGGGATTGCCAAGGCTTTTTCTAAAAGTGGCTGGTAGAAATTTTCAACTTTTTGCATCATCCTGTCAGAAAAATTCTTTTTGTGACTTATTTTTTTACTTAAAAATAATGCAGTCATCATCGGAACGTAGGTTAATGATAATATGAATGCACCAAATAAAGCAAATGCAATAGTTTGCGCCATTGGCAAAAACATTTTACCTTCAATTCCTTTTAAAGTGAAAATTGGGATGTAAACTATTAAGATTATTAATTCTCCAAAAACAGCCACGTTTCGCATTCTTACAGAAGTTGTTAGAACGGTTTTGTCCATTTCCTTTTGTGAAATTTCATTGTCTTTCCGGCTGTGTAAACTAAAAAGACAGGCTTCTACAATAATCACAGTTCCATCTACAATCAACCCGAAATCCAGCGCACCGAGGCTTATTAAATTTCCACTCACTCCGAAAATATTCATTAGAATAACGGCAAATAGCATTGCTAAAGGGATGACAGAGGCCACAATAAATCCTGCACGGATATTTCCTAAAAAGAAAATTAGTACCACTAAAACAATGAGCGCACCTTCAGTTAGATTTTTTGCAACGGTGGAAATGGAATTATTAACCATTTTGGTGCGGTCTAAAAATGGCTCGATGGTTACACCTTCAGGTAAAGTTTTCTGTATTTGTTCAATTCTATCTTTAATATTTTTGATTACAATATTGCTGTTAGCACCTTTGAGCATCATTACTACAGCCCCCGAAACTTCGCCAGATTTCACATTTCTTTTGTGAAAGGTCATTGCACCATATCTTATGGCACTTCCTATGCGTACCTCTGCAACATCACGAATAAATAAGGGACTTCCACTTTTTGTATTCTGAATGGAAATATTCTTAATATTGTCAATATTTTCTATCAGTCCTTCTGTTTTGATGTAAAGAACCGTCGGACCTTTTTCAATGTAAGCGCCACCCGTATTTTGGTTATTATTTTCTAATGCATTGAAAACATCAGCAACCGTAATTCCAAAGGATTGTAGTTTATTCTGGTCAATGGCAATTTCAAATTGCTTTAATTTCCCACCGAAACTGCTGACATCTGCGACACCTTCTACACCTAATAATTGGCGGCGAACGATCCAGTCCTGAACTGTTCTTAATTTGGTTTCGTCAAATTTATTTTCATACCCTGGTTTTGCCCGTACTACATATTGGTAAATCTCTCCCAAACCAGTGGTAACAGGCGCGAGGTAAGGTTCGCCGATGCCTTTTGGTATTTCATTTTTCACAGTGCTTAATCGTTCTGTAACTTGTTGACGCGCCCAATAAACATCGGTATTATCATCAAAAACAATCGTTACCACGGATAATCCAAAACGCGAAAAACTTCGGATTTCTTTCAGTCCAGGAATATTACTGTTCGCCTGCTCTATGGGAAAAGTGATAAGCCGTTCTATATCGGTTGCACCTAAAGATGGAGCAGAAGTTATAACCTGTACCTGATTATCTGTAATGTCTGGAACTGCATCAATCGGTAATTTTGTAAGTTGCAAAGCACCAAAAAGAATAAGCGCGAAAGTAAATAAGGCGACAACGAGTTTATTATTTATAGAAAATTCTATAATTTTATTTAGCATAAATTTAAAATTAATGTAATTAGAAAACACCATTTGCAGAGGAACTGCAAATAGAAATTTTGGTAATTAATAAACAGAAATATACTGATTATCAATTATATAAAATATACATTAACTTAATTTAGGCGGAAGCCAGATGCAGGCAGAATAACTGGATTTGTAGAAATCTTTATATAAAACGACCGTTTTGTCAGATGTAAAACTAATCGGTTTTTTAAAAGAAAATTCAGGCTGAATTTCAAACGCAATAATTGTATTTACGTTGGTATTGGTAGTCTTGAAGGGCAGTTTTTCATCGTGTTGGTCAGAATCTGAATGTGTTTTCTCACTATCATAATGATTTTTCATAAAACCTAAAAATGA
This DNA window, taken from Kaistella carnis, encodes the following:
- a CDS encoding CusA/CzcA family heavy metal efflux RND transporter, whose protein sequence is MLNKIIEFSINNKLVVALFTFALILFGALQLTKLPIDAVPDITDNQVQVITSAPSLGATDIERLITFPIEQANSNIPGLKEIRSFSRFGLSVVTIVFDDNTDVYWARQQVTERLSTVKNEIPKGIGEPYLAPVTTGLGEIYQYVVRAKPGYENKFDETKLRTVQDWIVRRQLLGVEGVADVSSFGGKLKQFEIAIDQNKLQSFGITVADVFNALENNNQNTGGAYIEKGPTVLYIKTEGLIENIDNIKNISIQNTKSGSPLFIRDVAEVRIGSAIRYGAMTFHKRNVKSGEVSGAVVMMLKGANSNIVIKNIKDRIEQIQKTLPEGVTIEPFLDRTKMVNNSISTVAKNLTEGALIVLVVLIFFLGNIRAGFIVASVIPLAMLFAVILMNIFGVSGNLISLGALDFGLIVDGTVIIVEACLFSLHSRKDNEISQKEMDKTVLTTSVRMRNVAVFGELIILIVYIPIFTLKGIEGKMFLPMAQTIAFALFGAFILSLTYVPMMTALFLSKKISHKKNFSDRMMQKVENFYQPLLEKALAIPRIIIGAVLATFVAAIITLSMMGGEFMPALEEGDFAVETRVLPGSNLQTSMDAISQGAKILLDKFPEVQKVVGKTGSSEIPTDPMPIDASDMMVILKDKSEWTSASSFDELSEKMAKELEAVPGVSYGFQYPIQMRFNELMTGARQDVVLKIYGENLDSLAIYANKLGKVVGTVDGTSDLYIEAVTGMPQIVIDYNRNAIAQYNLNISEINRVVNTAFAGQSTGLVFEDEKRFDLVVRLAGERRKDLSDVQNLLIPTSDGSQIPLSQLAKVEIVEGPNQIQREDAKRRIVVGFNVRGRDVQSIVQELQEKVDKQINFPAGYYATYGGAFENLNEAKKRLMIAVPISLILIFILLYFAFKSVKQGLLIYSAIPLSMIGGIFFLAMRGMPFSISAGVGFIALFGVAVLNGLVLIAEFNRIKKAGETDLKAIVLKGTRVRLRPVLMTASVASLGFLPMALSNGSGAEVQRPLATVVIGGLFVATFLTLFVLPILYVMFEKGFKLKPKKSKSVTTLLILGFLFSFQGINAQQKITIDEAINIAQKNNLNVKNQKLNSDYLEQLTKTAYDIPNTGFAVDYGRINSNVNDVKVGITQSIKFPSVYRKQENLLKEQAKSGLFNEALQKKDLAKQVSLVFYQMVYLKEKEKLLLKNDSIFSKYNRLEHLRFTNGASNIIEKTTAENLYGEVHLHLQELQGDYLVLQTQLKYLLNEDQDFVPIYDNFKINFDENLDENLIANQPSIQLQLQEINTNQAELALEKTKLLPDLIGGFFYQTFRPNAPLQDQSSGVYGQVGISIPIFNTALKNKQKALIIKNEIAESKLQLENLKLKSKYQELLQIYQKRKTTVDYFETKALKNVEIIKRAVDKKLKDGDINYLEWVLLMNQNTETESKYIESVRELNNAISDIKELTQY